A genomic region of bacterium contains the following coding sequences:
- a CDS encoding 2-oxoacid:acceptor oxidoreductase subunit alpha, whose translation MAKLVNDLSIRLAGEAGQGVESGGAGFAQALSHGGLWLHTYPEYMSRIRGGLNFFQIRVSEHPLWSHHEGIQMLLAFSPEAITDYAGHVVPGGALVFDEGLKVDTAAAVRRGAQLFSMPLTKIAQELGGNKIMANTCGLGALAGIVEYPFDFIGDVITKNFKRKGDAVVEGNLKVAREGYRLAAERYAKSFDWKISPLPDRPDRMLINGNQAIAVGSIAAGCRFISGYPMTPASSVLEFMASHARKYDIVVKQTEDEIAAICFAIGAGNVGARSMTATSGGGFALMTEALGLAGMAEVPVVIIEAQRPGPSTGMPTKTEQGDLLFALFASQGEFPRIVLAPGTQEECFDATVRAFNLAEKWQCPVIVMTEFYLTNTMRTLPPSEFPIERVAIDRGELLTAEQLDKLGEPYLRYKDTPSGVSPRAFAGHPKALQQTCSDEHDEYGHFEDEDAANRLRMAGKRMRKVHNIVEDLRAPSIYGPERAEITLMGWGATYGAVREAVDLLNARGTRANLLHFVDIWPFPEAKAAPLIEAARQLIAVEGNQTGQFAQIVRAMTGRKADRMILRWDGRPLSPEYILAQLEEAKVHA comes from the coding sequence GTGGCTAAGCTCGTCAACGATCTATCGATTCGACTCGCGGGAGAGGCGGGCCAGGGCGTCGAGTCCGGAGGCGCCGGGTTCGCGCAGGCCCTCAGCCACGGCGGGCTCTGGCTGCACACCTACCCCGAGTACATGTCCCGCATTCGGGGCGGCCTGAACTTCTTCCAGATCCGCGTCTCGGAGCACCCCCTCTGGAGCCACCACGAGGGCATCCAGATGCTGCTCGCCTTCAGCCCGGAGGCGATCACCGATTACGCCGGCCACGTCGTGCCGGGCGGGGCGCTCGTCTTCGACGAGGGGCTCAAGGTCGACACGGCCGCGGCGGTCCGGCGCGGCGCGCAGCTGTTCAGCATGCCGCTGACCAAGATCGCGCAGGAACTCGGCGGGAACAAGATCATGGCCAACACGTGCGGCCTGGGCGCGCTCGCCGGCATCGTCGAGTATCCGTTCGACTTCATCGGCGACGTGATCACCAAGAACTTCAAGCGAAAGGGCGACGCCGTCGTCGAGGGCAACCTGAAGGTGGCGCGGGAAGGCTACCGCCTCGCGGCCGAGCGCTACGCCAAGTCCTTCGACTGGAAGATCAGCCCGCTCCCCGACCGTCCCGACCGGATGCTGATCAACGGCAATCAGGCGATCGCGGTCGGCTCGATCGCCGCGGGCTGCCGGTTCATCTCCGGCTACCCGATGACGCCGGCGAGCTCGGTGCTCGAGTTCATGGCGTCGCACGCCCGAAAGTACGACATCGTCGTCAAGCAGACCGAGGACGAGATCGCGGCGATCTGCTTCGCCATCGGCGCCGGCAACGTCGGCGCGCGTTCGATGACCGCGACGAGTGGCGGCGGCTTCGCCCTGATGACGGAGGCCCTCGGCCTCGCCGGGATGGCCGAGGTGCCGGTCGTGATCATCGAGGCGCAGCGGCCCGGGCCCTCGACCGGCATGCCGACGAAGACCGAGCAGGGAGACCTGCTGTTCGCGCTGTTCGCGAGCCAGGGCGAGTTTCCGCGGATCGTCCTCGCGCCCGGCACGCAGGAAGAGTGCTTCGACGCCACGGTGCGGGCGTTCAACCTGGCGGAGAAGTGGCAGTGTCCCGTGATCGTGATGACCGAGTTCTACCTGACCAACACCATGCGCACGCTGCCGCCGTCGGAGTTCCCGATCGAGCGCGTGGCGATCGACCGGGGCGAGCTGCTGACCGCGGAGCAGCTGGACAAACTCGGCGAGCCGTACCTGCGCTACAAGGACACGCCGAGCGGCGTGTCGCCCCGCGCGTTCGCGGGGCACCCGAAGGCGCTGCAGCAGACGTGCAGCGACGAGCACGACGAGTACGGCCACTTCGAGGACGAGGACGCGGCCAACCGCCTGCGGATGGCGGGGAAGCGCATGCGCAAGGTCCACAACATCGTGGAGGATCTGCGGGCGCCGTCGATCTACGGCCCGGAGCGGGCCGAGATCACGCTGATGGGCTGGGGCGCCACCTACGGCGCGGTGCGCGAGGCGGTGGACCTGCTGAACGCCCGCGGCACCCGCGCCAACCTGCTTCACTTCGTCGACATCTGGCCGTTCCCGGAGGCAAAGGCGGCGCCGCTGATCGAGGCCGCACGGCAGCTGATCGCGGTCGAGGGCAACCAGACCGGCCAGTTCGCGCAGATCGTCCGGGCGATGACCGGGCGGAAGGCCGACCGCATGATCTTACGGTGGGACGGCCGGCCGCTGTCCCCCGAGTACATTCTGGCGCAGCTCGAGGAGGCCAAGGTCCATGCTTGA
- a CDS encoding LptA/OstA family protein yields MTRVRFAGRAAILAAAFALSLGGWGSPAHRPAEAASVPAPASASPFPALQGPLNITADEVVVDNTGTGLIARGHVRLTYKAGVATANLLHLRRAERTVELSGNVTLADPQGKAAGDDITVTFTAANQVSRIVMAGNASAETKDYALQADHILADRAAGRLVADRHVTTFMAPDLILNGDRAVFNQGAHYGVISGHVAASNRAGRILGEWIEFFQQKQQATVHGPVTAEVYGATITSSIAHVDFVKSSAVFTGHTVVTRRQGTLNADRVTIFYNTRRLIAEGATHAHFTDLESDNP; encoded by the coding sequence GTGACGCGCGTCCGGTTCGCCGGCCGGGCCGCGATTCTGGCCGCGGCATTCGCGCTGAGCCTCGGTGGGTGGGGGAGTCCGGCGCACCGGCCCGCCGAAGCCGCTTCCGTGCCGGCTCCGGCGTCCGCCTCACCGTTTCCCGCTCTGCAGGGCCCCCTTAACATCACGGCCGACGAAGTGGTGGTCGACAACACCGGCACCGGTCTCATCGCGCGCGGGCACGTCCGCCTGACCTACAAGGCCGGCGTGGCCACGGCGAATCTTCTCCACCTCCGCCGCGCCGAGCGGACGGTCGAGCTCAGCGGCAACGTCACGCTGGCCGATCCGCAGGGCAAAGCGGCCGGCGACGACATCACCGTGACGTTCACCGCCGCCAATCAGGTCAGCCGGATCGTCATGGCCGGCAACGCCAGCGCCGAAACCAAGGATTATGCGCTGCAGGCCGACCACATCCTGGCCGACCGCGCCGCGGGCCGCCTCGTGGCCGACCGGCACGTCACCACGTTCATGGCGCCCGACCTGATCCTGAACGGCGACCGGGCCGTCTTCAACCAGGGGGCGCATTACGGCGTCATCAGCGGGCACGTCGCGGCGTCCAACCGCGCGGGACGCATTCTCGGCGAATGGATCGAATTCTTCCAGCAGAAGCAACAGGCGACGGTGCACGGGCCCGTGACCGCCGAGGTCTACGGCGCGACGATCACGAGCAGCATCGCCCACGTGGATTTTGTGAAGTCGAGCGCGGTCTTCACGGGGCACACGGTGGTCACCCGCCGGCAGGGTACGCTAAACGCCGACCGGGTGACGATCTTCTACAACACGCGGCGGCTCATCGCCGAGGGCGCGACGCACGCCCACTTTACGGATCTCGAAAGCGATAACCCCTAG
- a CDS encoding methionine synthase produces the protein MTPPAAPTAVATLLPTTTVGSFPKPPYLLEARRKVARKQMPAAELAALERRATEEWIRRQEELDIDILVDGEMYRGDMVAFFADQMDGFEIAGLVRSYGNRYYPKPVVVRPVGRRGPLTVDWYKFAQGLTPRPVKGMLTGPYTIAEWSFNEYYPSRRELVMELARAVHDEAVDLERAGARYIQIDEPAIHTRPDEDFDLAVEAMDVVTKGLRSYTITHVCYGDVPKIYPAMLRLAVNQIDLALKNDDFALLETFRSPRFTKDIGLGVLDAHSHRAETPEEVVDGIRRTLDVIPAKQIQVSPDCGLKTRTIDETMAKLASMVEGTRRVRKELTA, from the coding sequence ATGACCCCGCCCGCCGCGCCCACGGCCGTCGCCACGCTCTTGCCCACGACGACCGTCGGCAGTTTCCCGAAGCCGCCGTATCTGCTGGAGGCGCGCCGCAAAGTGGCGCGCAAGCAGATGCCCGCCGCCGAGCTCGCGGCTCTCGAGCGCCGCGCCACGGAGGAATGGATCCGGCGGCAGGAGGAGCTCGACATCGACATCCTCGTCGACGGCGAGATGTACCGCGGCGACATGGTCGCGTTCTTCGCCGATCAGATGGACGGCTTCGAGATCGCCGGGCTCGTGCGTTCGTACGGCAACCGCTACTACCCGAAGCCCGTGGTCGTCCGGCCGGTGGGCCGCCGCGGCCCGCTCACGGTGGATTGGTACAAGTTCGCGCAGGGCCTCACGCCGAGGCCCGTGAAGGGCATGCTGACCGGCCCGTACACGATCGCGGAGTGGTCGTTCAACGAATACTATCCGTCGCGGCGCGAGCTCGTGATGGAGCTGGCCCGCGCCGTTCACGACGAGGCGGTCGACCTGGAGCGCGCCGGCGCGCGCTACATCCAGATCGACGAGCCGGCGATCCACACCCGTCCCGACGAAGACTTCGACCTCGCGGTCGAGGCAATGGACGTGGTGACGAAGGGACTTCGCTCCTACACGATCACCCACGTCTGCTACGGCGACGTGCCGAAGATCTATCCGGCGATGCTGCGCCTCGCGGTCAACCAGATCGACCTCGCGCTCAAGAACGACGATTTCGCGCTGCTCGAGACGTTTCGCTCGCCGCGGTTCACGAAGGACATCGGCCTCGGCGTGCTGGACGCGCACAGCCATCGCGCGGAGACGCCGGAGGAGGTCGTCGACGGCATCCGCCGGACGCTCGACGTGATCCCGGCGAAGCAGATCCAGGTGTCGCCCGACTGCGGCCTCAAGACGCGCACGATCGACGAAACCATGGCCAAGCTCGCTTCGATGGTCGAAGGGACGCGGCGCGTCCGGAAGGAGCTCACCGCATAA
- a CDS encoding DUF169 domain-containing protein produces MSTVPKPESTAALTPAQINTEIEQHVRPQTFPLGIRMLRAGEPLPDKVRRPAEIGIKVAICQTFSIARRYGWALAVGRDDLSCPLAKTAFGFEPVLPYYAEGNLACGMYVETPEAAARTEAEVPKFALGEYERILVAPLGRAAFEPAVGLVYGNSAQVMRLVAAALYQRGGRLSSSFSARLDCADAVIETMQSGEPQVILPCYGDRIYGQTEDHEMAFAFPWARAAELVDGLRGTQRGGVRYPIPAYLRYTGEFPEKYRRLDAMWQEDAERPDVDKTGEEKRK; encoded by the coding sequence ATGAGCACCGTCCCGAAGCCGGAATCGACCGCGGCCTTGACGCCGGCCCAGATCAACACCGAGATCGAACAGCACGTCCGTCCGCAGACCTTCCCACTCGGCATCCGGATGCTGCGCGCGGGCGAGCCGCTGCCGGACAAGGTGCGCCGGCCCGCGGAGATTGGGATCAAGGTGGCGATCTGCCAGACCTTTTCGATCGCGCGCCGCTACGGGTGGGCGCTCGCGGTCGGCCGCGACGACTTGAGCTGTCCGCTCGCCAAGACCGCGTTCGGCTTCGAGCCCGTGCTGCCGTATTACGCGGAGGGGAACCTGGCGTGCGGCATGTACGTCGAGACGCCTGAAGCTGCCGCGCGGACGGAAGCCGAGGTGCCCAAGTTCGCGCTGGGGGAGTACGAGCGGATTCTCGTCGCGCCGCTCGGCCGCGCCGCGTTCGAGCCGGCCGTCGGCCTCGTCTACGGCAACTCGGCCCAGGTAATGCGGCTCGTCGCCGCCGCGCTGTACCAGCGCGGCGGGCGCCTCAGCAGCAGCTTCTCCGCGCGTCTCGACTGCGCCGACGCGGTGATCGAGACGATGCAGAGCGGGGAGCCGCAGGTGATCCTGCCGTGCTACGGCGACCGGATCTACGGCCAGACGGAAGACCACGAGATGGCGTTCGCGTTTCCGTGGGCGCGCGCGGCCGAGCTGGTCGACGGTCTGCGGGGGACGCAGCGCGGCGGCGTCCGGTACCCGATTCCGGCGTACCTGCGCTATACCGGCGAGTTTCCGGAGAAGTACCGCCGGCTCGACGCGATGTGGCAGGAGGACGCCGAGCGGCCGGACGTGGACAAGACAGGGGAAGAGAAGCGCAAGTGA
- a CDS encoding methylcobamide--CoM methyltransferase, which yields MKTTVIGSYPKIPDPPAPGRWRSSVEKLQRGEITREDLHRVEDEVTAEVLHEQADAGVDLLTDGQIRWDDGFTYFARGLAGFTINGLQRYFDTNVYYRQPVAAAEVSWRGPITVADYQFAASHSTRPVKPVVTGPFTLAVLSKDEFYGTLDQFVMALAASLNKELRALTAAGAAVIQVDEPGLLTRRDQFPLFKRASEALWDGITATRALYTYFGHLDGLYPAILDLPVDVLGVDFVAGPRNWEILRRARFTKALGAGVLDARNTRLESPDEVAAQSRKAAEIAPADTLQIGPSAGLEFLPRRVARRKLEALVSGVRLANGGAA from the coding sequence GTGAAGACCACGGTCATCGGCAGTTATCCCAAGATTCCCGATCCGCCCGCGCCGGGCCGCTGGCGCTCGAGCGTCGAGAAGCTTCAGCGCGGCGAGATCACGCGCGAAGATCTCCACCGGGTCGAGGACGAGGTGACGGCCGAGGTCCTGCACGAGCAGGCCGACGCCGGCGTAGATTTACTCACCGACGGGCAGATTCGCTGGGACGACGGGTTCACGTATTTCGCCCGCGGCCTCGCCGGGTTTACGATCAACGGCCTCCAGCGGTACTTCGATACGAACGTGTACTACCGCCAGCCGGTCGCGGCCGCCGAAGTCTCCTGGCGCGGCCCGATCACCGTGGCCGATTATCAGTTCGCCGCGTCGCACAGCACGCGGCCGGTGAAGCCGGTGGTGACCGGCCCGTTCACGCTCGCGGTGCTCAGCAAGGACGAGTTCTACGGCACGCTCGACCAGTTCGTGATGGCGCTCGCCGCGTCGCTCAACAAGGAGCTGCGCGCGCTCACCGCGGCGGGCGCGGCCGTGATCCAGGTGGACGAGCCGGGCCTGTTGACCCGGCGGGACCAGTTCCCGCTGTTCAAGCGCGCGTCGGAGGCGCTCTGGGACGGGATCACCGCGACCCGCGCCCTCTACACGTACTTCGGCCATCTCGACGGGCTGTATCCGGCGATCCTGGACCTGCCGGTCGACGTGCTCGGGGTCGACTTCGTCGCCGGGCCGCGCAACTGGGAGATTCTGCGCCGGGCGCGGTTCACGAAGGCCCTCGGCGCCGGCGTCCTCGACGCCCGCAACACCCGGCTCGAGTCGCCGGACGAGGTCGCCGCGCAGTCCCGGAAGGCCGCCGAGATCGCCCCGGCGGACACGCTGCAGATCGGGCCGAGCGCCGGGCTGGAGTTTCTCCCGCGCCGGGTGGCCCGCCGCAAACTCGAGGCGCTGGTCTCCGGCGTGCGCCTCGCCAACGGAGGTGCCGCATGA
- a CDS encoding Fur family transcriptional regulator — MAIPSGKVGMRSAAVPGAGRPAAGARVIQAGRPTRGMRRHQPGGVAAHLRVLERQGYRATPQRRAILQSLLSTGRINVPAEDVCRRARALCPTVNLATTYRTLELLGRLGIVRRLTYGDGRAVFCANPRPHYHGTCLGCGAVVDLPQGRVAEVLEREQSGLTDPAFGVVSHRVEFYGYCASCRGAGVEALPSGGQAGRG, encoded by the coding sequence GTGGCGATCCCGTCCGGCAAGGTCGGGATGCGGTCGGCGGCGGTGCCGGGCGCCGGCCGGCCTGCGGCCGGCGCCCGTGTGATCCAAGCCGGCCGCCCAACGCGCGGCATGCGGCGCCATCAGCCGGGCGGCGTCGCCGCGCACCTCCGCGTCCTGGAGCGTCAGGGCTACCGCGCGACCCCGCAGCGGCGGGCGATCCTCCAGAGCCTCCTCAGTACCGGGCGGATCAATGTGCCGGCGGAAGACGTCTGCCGGCGCGCCCGCGCGCTCTGCCCCACCGTGAACCTTGCGACGACGTACCGGACGCTCGAACTGCTGGGCCGGCTTGGGATCGTGCGGCGGCTGACGTACGGGGATGGCCGGGCCGTCTTCTGCGCCAATCCGCGGCCCCATTACCACGGGACGTGTCTTGGGTGCGGCGCCGTCGTCGATCTGCCTCAGGGGCGGGTGGCGGAGGTCCTGGAGCGGGAGCAGTCCGGGCTCACCGATCCCGCGTTCGGCGTCGTGAGCCATCGCGTCGAATTCTACGGCTACTGCGCGTCCTGCCGCGGCGCAGGGGTCGAGGCGCTGCCTTCCGGCGGCCAGGCAGGCCGCGGGTGA
- a CDS encoding Mrp/NBP35 family ATP-binding protein has translation MAARSVAVTREQVVDALRDVMDPELHKSIVELNMVKDVEIRGGAVKVDALLTISGCPLRETITNSIRDKVKALPGVDSVDVQLGVMTQEQRQALVGQLRPGPQKQSPLLSPTSTTRILTIASGKGGVGKSTVTTNLAVALARRGRKVGIVDADVYGFSIPKMLGVTGKPTIIDQMIIPLECWGVRVMSIGFMVDENEAVMWRGPMLHKAITTFLSEVYWGDVEDLLIDLPPGTGDVSLTIAQTLPRAEMLIVTTPQETATGVAYRAGRMAEKVNTPVVGVVENMSYYLPAPGAEPVYIFGRGGGERLAGLVQAPLLGQIPLDPAIREAGDRGRPVTAMAPDAPSAQVFYEIADALLKE, from the coding sequence ATGGCGGCACGATCCGTCGCGGTGACGCGCGAGCAGGTGGTCGACGCACTGCGCGATGTCATGGATCCCGAACTGCACAAGAGCATCGTCGAGCTCAACATGGTGAAGGACGTCGAGATCCGCGGCGGCGCGGTCAAGGTCGACGCGCTGCTGACCATCAGCGGCTGTCCGCTCCGCGAGACCATCACCAATTCGATCCGCGACAAAGTCAAGGCGCTGCCCGGCGTGGACAGCGTGGATGTGCAGCTCGGCGTGATGACCCAGGAGCAGCGGCAGGCCCTCGTCGGCCAGCTCCGGCCCGGTCCGCAGAAGCAGTCGCCGCTCCTGTCCCCGACGTCCACCACCCGCATTCTCACGATCGCCAGCGGCAAAGGCGGGGTGGGCAAGTCCACCGTCACCACCAACCTGGCCGTCGCGCTGGCCCGGCGCGGACGCAAAGTCGGCATCGTGGATGCCGACGTCTACGGGTTCAGCATTCCGAAGATGCTCGGCGTCACCGGCAAGCCGACCATCATCGATCAGATGATCATCCCGCTCGAATGCTGGGGCGTGCGCGTCATGTCGATCGGCTTCATGGTCGACGAGAACGAAGCCGTGATGTGGCGCGGGCCCATGCTGCACAAGGCGATCACGACGTTCCTCAGCGAGGTGTACTGGGGCGATGTCGAGGATCTGCTGATCGACCTCCCGCCCGGGACCGGGGACGTCTCGCTCACGATCGCGCAGACCCTGCCGCGCGCGGAGATGCTCATCGTGACGACGCCGCAGGAGACGGCGACGGGGGTGGCTTATCGCGCCGGCCGGATGGCGGAGAAGGTCAACACGCCGGTGGTCGGCGTGGTGGAGAACATGTCGTACTACCTCCCGGCGCCGGGCGCGGAGCCCGTGTACATCTTCGGCCGCGGCGGCGGCGAGCGGCTGGCCGGCCTGGTGCAGGCGCCTCTGCTCGGCCAGATCCCGCTCGATCCGGCGATCCGGGAAGCGGGGGACCGCGGCCGGCCGGTGACGGCGATGGCGCCCGACGCGCCGTCGGCGCAGGTGTTCTACGAGATCGCCGACGCGCTGCTCAAAGAATGA
- a CDS encoding 2-oxoacid:ferredoxin oxidoreductase subunit beta, producing MLDQKLYNNAIKVTWCPGCGDYGILNAVKSALAQLEIHPHEVMFFSGIGCGSKLPDYLNANAFTTIHGRSLPIAMGAKLGNHDLHVICITGDGDGYGIGGNHFMNILRRNPDIVHIAENNMVYGLTKGQYAPTSPRGFQTSTTPEGSIEVAFNPLSTAINGGATFVARGFSGDPKHLAKLIMAAIHHKGYALVDVLQPCVIYNKINTYDFYRERIYKLDEAGHDVTDRTAAWHKAHEWGEKIPIGILYQVQDQPTYEDQVTELAVGPVAKRTLAPLTTAQADALRREFF from the coding sequence ATGCTTGATCAGAAGCTCTACAACAACGCGATCAAAGTCACGTGGTGCCCCGGCTGCGGGGACTACGGGATCCTCAACGCGGTCAAGAGCGCGCTCGCGCAGCTGGAGATCCATCCGCACGAGGTGATGTTCTTCTCAGGCATCGGGTGCGGCAGCAAGCTGCCCGACTACCTGAACGCCAACGCGTTCACGACGATCCACGGCCGCTCGCTGCCGATCGCGATGGGCGCCAAGCTCGGCAACCACGACCTGCACGTCATCTGCATCACCGGCGACGGGGACGGGTACGGCATCGGCGGCAACCACTTCATGAACATCCTGCGCCGCAACCCCGACATCGTGCACATCGCCGAGAACAACATGGTCTACGGGCTGACGAAGGGCCAGTACGCGCCGACGAGCCCGCGGGGCTTCCAGACCAGCACGACGCCCGAGGGCAGTATCGAGGTCGCGTTCAACCCGCTGTCGACGGCGATCAACGGCGGCGCGACGTTCGTGGCGCGCGGGTTCTCCGGCGATCCGAAGCACCTCGCCAAGCTGATCATGGCGGCGATCCACCACAAGGGCTACGCGCTGGTGGACGTGCTGCAGCCGTGCGTCATCTACAACAAGATCAACACGTACGACTTCTACCGCGAACGCATCTACAAGCTCGACGAGGCCGGCCACGATGTGACCGATCGGACGGCGGCGTGGCACAAGGCGCACGAGTGGGGCGAGAAGATTCCGATCGGCATCCTGTATCAGGTGCAGGACCAGCCGACGTACGAGGATCAGGTCACCGAGCTCGCGGTCGGTCCCGTCGCGAAGCGCACGCTGGCGCCGCTCACGACGGCCCAGGCCGACGCGCTGCGCCGGGAGTTCTTTTAG
- a CDS encoding acyl-CoA dehydrogenase family protein, with protein MRFEYTEEQRLIHRTVREFASRELRPHARRWDAENAFPAALVPKIASLGLWGMTVPPDDGGAGIDAVGAALAIEALAWGDGGIALSVAAHNSLCTGHIARFGSPAQRRAYLPRLASGASLGAWCLTEPASGSDAAALATRAERRGDRWILDGTKAFVTQGSIAGVYVVMARTDPAAGRRGISAFIVEQGMPGLRAGKHEDKLGMRSSDTAEVVFEECAVPETQLIGTPGAGYDQAMQILEGGRIGIGALALGLGRAALDASIEYARGRRAFGRPIGEFQAIQWMIADMAAELDAAELLVMDAASRAGRGEPYKLAASMAKLYASEAASRAANRAVQIHGGYGFIKDYPVERIYRDVKLCEIGEGTSEVQRMIIARETLA; from the coding sequence GTGCGGTTCGAGTACACCGAGGAACAGCGGCTGATTCACCGGACCGTCCGTGAGTTCGCCTCACGGGAGCTGCGGCCCCATGCACGGCGCTGGGACGCGGAGAACGCGTTTCCGGCCGCGCTCGTCCCGAAGATTGCCTCGCTCGGCCTGTGGGGTATGACGGTGCCCCCGGACGACGGCGGCGCTGGCATCGACGCGGTCGGGGCGGCGCTGGCGATCGAGGCGCTCGCCTGGGGGGACGGCGGCATCGCGCTCAGCGTGGCCGCGCACAACTCCCTGTGCACCGGGCATATCGCCCGCTTCGGGTCGCCGGCGCAGCGGCGGGCGTATCTTCCGCGGCTGGCCTCGGGCGCATCCCTCGGCGCATGGTGCCTGACGGAGCCGGCGTCCGGAAGCGATGCCGCGGCGCTTGCGACCCGCGCGGAGCGGCGGGGCGACCGGTGGATCCTCGACGGGACGAAGGCCTTCGTCACGCAGGGCAGCATCGCCGGCGTCTACGTCGTGATGGCGCGGACAGATCCCGCCGCCGGGCGGCGCGGGATTTCCGCGTTCATCGTGGAGCAGGGGATGCCGGGGCTCCGCGCCGGCAAGCACGAGGACAAACTCGGCATGCGCTCGAGCGATACGGCCGAGGTCGTCTTCGAAGAATGTGCCGTGCCGGAAACGCAGCTGATCGGGACGCCCGGCGCAGGTTACGATCAGGCGATGCAGATCCTCGAGGGCGGCCGGATCGGCATCGGGGCGCTCGCGCTCGGGTTGGGACGGGCGGCGCTCGACGCGTCGATCGAATACGCGCGCGGGCGGCGGGCGTTCGGGCGGCCGATCGGGGAGTTTCAGGCGATTCAGTGGATGATCGCCGACATGGCGGCCGAGCTGGACGCGGCCGAGCTGCTGGTGATGGACGCGGCGTCCCGCGCCGGCCGCGGCGAACCCTACAAGCTCGCGGCGTCGATGGCCAAGCTGTACGCGTCGGAGGCGGCGTCGCGGGCCGCCAACCGCGCGGTGCAGATCCACGGCGGGTACGGCTTCATCAAAGACTATCCGGTGGAGCGGATCTACCGGGACGTGAAACTGTGCGAGATCGGCGAGGGCACGTCCGAGGTGCAGCGGATGATCATCGCGCGGGAGACGCTCGCATGA
- a CDS encoding SRPBCC family protein — MVVEAHRTLRASREHVFAFVAHPEHLPRYGAPLWLAADLDDRRGGDPLVTLRGYFAGLPVEAVIRAASRPPQSVDITQVRGTLRGFSLRFRIDSDDEGTLLACRVEADPGIPMVSDEAAKHFLTQYVERMLDRLRLAAERRAPSRRPPRPSAKEAAESEAGDVAVDDSLPAGEPAEPDRERAPEPGAAAPPAPRRRPRPFPPRRPRPQRSGPPQPAESPQQAPDAGIPEAEAATSGPAGAADAAPGGQGRRRRRRRRRRGRGASGGGPAGGAPGAGPAESP, encoded by the coding sequence ATCGTCGTCGAGGCGCACCGGACCCTGCGTGCCTCCCGGGAGCACGTGTTCGCGTTTGTCGCGCACCCGGAACACCTGCCGCGGTACGGGGCGCCGCTGTGGCTCGCCGCCGATCTCGACGATCGCCGAGGCGGCGACCCGCTCGTCACGCTGCGGGGGTACTTCGCCGGCCTGCCGGTCGAGGCGGTGATCCGGGCCGCGTCGCGCCCGCCGCAGAGCGTGGACATCACGCAGGTGCGCGGCACGCTCCGCGGGTTTTCGCTGCGCTTCAGGATCGATTCCGACGACGAGGGCACGCTGCTGGCCTGCCGCGTCGAGGCGGATCCGGGCATCCCGATGGTGTCGGACGAAGCGGCGAAGCATTTCCTCACCCAGTACGTCGAGCGCATGCTGGACCGCCTCCGGCTCGCCGCGGAGCGGCGCGCGCCGTCACGGCGGCCCCCGCGGCCCTCCGCCAAAGAGGCCGCGGAGTCCGAGGCCGGCGACGTCGCGGTCGACGACAGTCTCCCGGCCGGTGAGCCGGCCGAACCGGATCGCGAGCGCGCGCCCGAACCCGGTGCCGCGGCCCCCCCGGCACCCCGGCGGCGGCCGCGTCCGTTCCCGCCGCGTAGACCTCGTCCCCAGCGTTCCGGACCGCCGCAACCTGCCGAATCACCGCAGCAGGCGCCCGACGCGGGCATTCCCGAAGCCGAGGCCGCGACGTCCGGCCCGGCCGGTGCGGCGGACGCCGCGCCCGGGGGACAGGGACGCCGGCGGAGGCGCAGGCGCCGCCGCCGCGGGCGGGGTGCTTCCGGAGGCGGCCCGGCGGGTGGAGCGCCGGGAGCCGGACCGGCCGAAAGTCCCTAG